A single genomic interval of Methylocystis sp. IM3 harbors:
- a CDS encoding N-acetylmuramoyl-L-alanine amidase: protein MIFIGLGLGLGVAEAAEAEKSVSAISSHVEAAPDHSRLVFDLTGAVEARAHPAANPPRIIVDLPEVAFRIDPGQGRSAAGSKLIKSYRYGQFAAGRSRVVVDLLSPARIMKAGVEGNCLIIDLAPTTEANFNAAVAQSAAAAPAEQPATRAETAAPPPSDKPVVMIDPGHGGVDMGATGKHGEQEKTIVLEFARALAAKIEQGGRIKAVMTRNEDIFLPLAERVRIAHHNNAALFLSIHADTLAEGHVEGATVYTVSARASDAEAARIAEKENLADQAAGLESKEESGQVGDILFDLTQRETRAFSAQFSQSLIARWKEAGSLNKNPARSAGFVVLKSYDIPSALLELGYLSSEKDLARLTSPEWREQAAGKTAEAIEAFFAARSREARAPEKPRPQ, encoded by the coding sequence ATGATTTTTATTGGTCTCGGCCTCGGACTCGGCGTCGCCGAAGCGGCCGAGGCCGAGAAGTCTGTCTCCGCGATTTCCAGCCATGTCGAGGCCGCCCCCGACCATTCCCGCCTCGTCTTCGACCTGACGGGCGCGGTCGAGGCGCGGGCCCATCCGGCGGCCAATCCGCCCCGGATCATCGTCGATCTGCCCGAAGTGGCCTTTCGCATCGACCCCGGCCAGGGTCGGTCGGCCGCGGGCTCCAAGCTGATCAAATCCTACCGTTACGGCCAGTTCGCGGCCGGACGGTCGCGCGTCGTCGTCGATCTTCTCTCTCCCGCGCGGATCATGAAGGCCGGGGTCGAAGGGAATTGTCTCATCATCGATCTCGCCCCAACGACGGAAGCGAACTTCAATGCGGCCGTCGCGCAGAGCGCCGCCGCCGCCCCTGCCGAGCAGCCGGCCACGCGCGCCGAGACCGCGGCGCCGCCGCCCTCCGACAAGCCCGTGGTGATGATCGACCCCGGCCATGGCGGGGTCGACATGGGCGCGACGGGCAAGCATGGCGAGCAGGAAAAGACGATCGTCCTCGAATTCGCCCGCGCTCTCGCGGCCAAGATCGAGCAGGGCGGTCGAATCAAAGCCGTGATGACGCGCAACGAGGATATTTTCCTGCCGCTCGCCGAGCGGGTGCGCATCGCCCATCACAACAACGCCGCGCTGTTTCTCTCGATTCACGCCGACACGCTCGCCGAGGGCCATGTCGAGGGGGCGACGGTCTACACCGTTTCCGCCAGGGCCTCCGACGCGGAAGCCGCGCGCATCGCCGAGAAGGAAAATCTCGCCGATCAGGCGGCGGGCCTTGAGAGCAAGGAAGAGAGCGGGCAGGTCGGCGACATTCTCTTCGACCTCACCCAGCGCGAGACGCGGGCGTTCAGCGCGCAATTCTCGCAATCGCTGATCGCCCGCTGGAAGGAGGCCGGCAGCCTCAACAAGAACCCCGCCCGCTCGGCGGGCTTCGTCGTGCTGAAATCCTACGACATTCCCTCGGCGCTGCTGGAGCTCGGCTATCTGTCGAGCGAAAAGGATCTCGCGCGGCTCACCTCGCCGGAATGGCGCGAGCAGGCGGCCGGCAAGACCGCCGAGGCGATCGAGGCCTTTTTCGCGGCGCGTTCGCGCGAGGCGCGCGCGCCCGAAAAGCCGCGCCCACAATAA
- a CDS encoding penicillin-binding protein 1A, with protein sequence MRLLARFLGFVFATGTIVFLIAAVAGAGLIYYYSKDLPDTAQLQNYEPPVTTRLHASDGSILAEYSRERRLFLPSSAIPPLVKQAFISAEDKNFYTHNGVDPEGVLRAVGVLLEGGRHVQGASTITQQVAKNFLVGNERSIDRKIREALISFRIEAAYSKERILELYLNEIYLGLGNYGVAAAALNYFNKSVNELTLAEAAYLAALPKGPNNYHPFQHRDRAIERRNYVIDRMEADGFVTHEEATKAKAEPLGVNPRALSPNTYVAGYFAEEVRRDLLERYKEKGLYEGGLSVRTTLDPKMQAWTRKALADGLVRFDEAHGFRGPINHIDVSSDWGAPLANIPSLGDIKPWRLAVVLDLTDAGARIGLQPGREASGEVARERETGTLTAEGMRWTGRSPKSALTVGDVIYVEPMIGAPGRYRLRQIPEISGAMVAMDPYTGRVFSMVGGFSFDQSEFNRATQALRQPGSSFKPFVYATALDNGYTPSSSILDEPISIQQADGSYWTPENFEGGHGTGAHPLDYGVAHSKNMMTVRLAKDVGMPLIAEYAKRFGIYDDMGPYLSLSLGAGETTLLKMVTGYSMFANGGKRIKPTLIDRVQDRWGKTIYRHDERQCLGCDAEKWDNQNEPKLIDKREQVLDPLTAYQITTIMEHVVQRGTGVSIKSVGKHLAGKTGTTNEAKDLWFVGYSPDLCVGVYIGYDRPRSLGSHAQAALFAAPIFRDFMTVALKDKPDTPFRVPPGIKLISVNPSSGLRTASGGELWPFKPGTAPPDSYSGGGDGPRQVNTQDVDQRVGTGTGGLY encoded by the coding sequence ATGCGACTTCTCGCAAGATTTCTAGGTTTTGTCTTTGCGACGGGCACGATCGTCTTCCTGATCGCCGCCGTCGCCGGCGCCGGGCTGATCTATTATTATTCGAAGGATCTGCCCGACACGGCGCAGCTCCAGAATTACGAGCCCCCGGTGACGACGCGGCTCCATGCGAGCGACGGCTCGATTCTCGCCGAATACTCGCGCGAGCGCCGCCTGTTCCTGCCGAGCTCGGCGATTCCCCCGCTCGTGAAGCAGGCCTTCATCTCCGCCGAAGACAAGAATTTCTATACGCACAACGGCGTCGATCCCGAGGGCGTGCTGCGCGCCGTCGGCGTGCTGCTCGAAGGCGGCCGCCACGTGCAGGGCGCCTCGACGATCACCCAGCAGGTCGCCAAGAACTTCCTCGTCGGCAACGAGCGCTCGATCGACCGCAAGATTCGCGAGGCGCTCATCTCCTTCCGCATCGAGGCGGCCTATTCCAAGGAGCGCATCCTCGAGCTCTATCTCAACGAAATCTATCTCGGACTCGGCAATTACGGCGTCGCGGCCGCCGCGCTCAATTATTTCAACAAATCGGTCAACGAGCTGACGCTGGCCGAGGCCGCCTATCTCGCGGCTTTGCCCAAGGGGCCGAACAACTATCATCCCTTCCAGCATCGCGACCGCGCGATCGAGCGCCGCAACTATGTCATCGACCGCATGGAGGCCGACGGCTTCGTGACCCATGAGGAGGCGACGAAGGCCAAGGCCGAGCCGCTCGGGGTCAATCCGCGCGCGCTCTCGCCCAATACCTATGTCGCCGGCTATTTCGCCGAGGAAGTGCGCCGCGATCTGCTGGAGCGTTACAAGGAGAAGGGCCTCTACGAGGGCGGCCTGTCGGTGCGCACGACGCTCGACCCCAAGATGCAGGCCTGGACCCGCAAGGCGCTCGCCGACGGCCTCGTGCGCTTCGACGAGGCGCATGGCTTCCGCGGCCCGATCAACCACATCGACGTCTCGTCCGACTGGGGCGCGCCGCTCGCCAACATCCCTTCGCTCGGCGACATCAAGCCCTGGCGGCTCGCCGTCGTGCTCGATCTCACCGACGCCGGCGCGCGCATCGGCCTCCAGCCGGGCCGCGAGGCCTCGGGCGAGGTCGCCCGCGAGCGCGAGACGGGGACGCTCACCGCCGAAGGGATGCGCTGGACGGGCCGCAGCCCCAAGAGCGCGCTCACCGTCGGCGACGTCATCTATGTCGAGCCGATGATCGGCGCGCCGGGCCGCTACCGGCTGCGCCAGATCCCCGAAATCTCCGGCGCCATGGTGGCGATGGACCCCTATACGGGCCGCGTCTTCTCCATGGTGGGCGGCTTCTCCTTCGACCAGTCGGAGTTCAACCGCGCCACCCAGGCGCTGCGCCAGCCGGGCTCGTCCTTCAAGCCCTTCGTCTACGCCACGGCGCTCGACAATGGCTATACGCCCTCCTCCTCGATCCTGGACGAGCCGATCTCGATCCAGCAGGCCGACGGCAGCTACTGGACGCCCGAGAACTTCGAGGGCGGCCACGGCACGGGCGCGCATCCGCTGGACTATGGCGTCGCGCATTCCAAGAACATGATGACGGTGCGTCTCGCCAAGGACGTGGGCATGCCGCTCATCGCCGAATACGCCAAGCGGTTCGGCATCTACGACGACATGGGGCCCTATCTCTCCCTGTCGCTCGGCGCGGGCGAGACCACGCTGCTCAAGATGGTCACGGGCTATTCGATGTTCGCCAATGGCGGCAAGCGCATCAAGCCGACGCTGATCGACCGCGTGCAGGACCGCTGGGGCAAGACCATCTACCGCCACGACGAGCGCCAGTGCCTCGGCTGCGACGCCGAGAAATGGGACAATCAGAACGAACCCAAGCTGATCGACAAGCGCGAGCAGGTGCTCGACCCGCTCACCGCCTATCAGATCACCACCATCATGGAGCATGTCGTCCAGCGCGGCACGGGCGTGTCGATCAAGTCGGTGGGCAAGCACCTCGCCGGCAAGACCGGCACGACCAATGAGGCGAAGGATCTCTGGTTCGTCGGCTATTCGCCCGATCTCTGCGTCGGCGTCTATATCGGCTACGACCGGCCGCGCTCGCTCGGCAGCCACGCCCAGGCCGCCCTCTTCGCCGCGCCGATCTTCCGCGACTTCATGACGGTCGCGCTGAAGGACAAGCCCGACACGCCCTTCCGCGTGCCGCCGGGCATCAAGCTCATCTCGGTCAATCCGAGCTCGGGCCTGCGCACGGCGAGCGGCGGCGAGCTCTGGCCCTTCAAGCCCGGAACGGCCCCGCCCGACTCCTATTCGGGCGGCGGCGACGGCCCGCGCCAAGTCAATACGCAGGACGTCGACCAGCGCGTCGGCACCGGAACCGGCGGGCTCTATTGA
- a CDS encoding enoyl-CoA hydratase, whose amino-acid sequence MTPEASPVEIAIDGPIATLTLNSPGSRNALSRALMADLSAALEDVAARRGIRVVLLQAEGPAFCAGHDLKELTARRNDPDRGRAFFEETMRACSALMQSIVALPQPVIAAVDEMATAAGCQLVASCDLAVAGPRARFCTPGVDIGLFCSTPAVALARAVAPKQAMEMLLTGAPIGAEEALRIGLVNRVSPDGARTGALALAEQIARKSPEAIRFGKRAFYAQREKPLAEAYALASAVMTENMLADDAKEGIAAFLEKRAPAWG is encoded by the coding sequence ATGACCCCCGAAGCCTCGCCGGTCGAGATCGCGATCGACGGCCCAATCGCGACGCTGACGCTGAACAGCCCCGGCTCGCGCAATGCCCTGTCGCGCGCGCTTATGGCCGATTTGTCGGCGGCGCTCGAGGATGTCGCCGCGCGGCGGGGCATTCGGGTCGTTTTGCTGCAGGCGGAGGGTCCGGCCTTTTGCGCCGGCCACGATCTCAAGGAGCTGACCGCCCGCCGCAATGACCCCGACCGCGGCCGCGCATTCTTCGAGGAGACCATGCGCGCCTGCTCCGCGCTGATGCAGAGCATCGTGGCCCTGCCCCAGCCCGTCATCGCCGCCGTCGACGAGATGGCCACGGCCGCGGGTTGTCAGCTCGTGGCGAGCTGCGATCTCGCCGTCGCCGGTCCGCGCGCGCGCTTCTGCACGCCGGGCGTCGACATCGGCCTCTTTTGCTCGACCCCCGCCGTCGCCCTCGCCCGCGCCGTCGCGCCGAAACAGGCGATGGAGATGCTTCTGACCGGCGCGCCCATCGGGGCCGAGGAGGCGCTGCGCATCGGGCTCGTCAATCGCGTCTCTCCCGACGGCGCACGCACCGGCGCGCTGGCCCTCGCCGAGCAGATCGCCAGAAAATCGCCGGAAGCCATCCGCTTCGGCAAACGCGCCTTCTACGCCCAGCGCGAGAAGCCGCTCGCCGAAGCCTATGCGCTCGCGAGCGCCGTCATGACCGAGAACATGCTGGCCGACGACGCCAAGGAGGGGATCGCGGCCTTTCTGGAAAAGCGCGCGCCGGCCTGGGGCTGA
- the ccmB gene encoding heme exporter protein CcmB, which yields MTAPLSALFLREWRIARRVGGSGAMGVVFFLTLVAIVPFAVGPDPNLLARIGPAILWIAALLASLLAFDRLFQADAEDGSLDLLHLSDTPLELAVLVKCAAHWAATGLPLIVAAPFLGLMLQQETMALAGVVATLLVGTPALTLIGAIGAAATVTVRRGGLLMALLVLPLTIPVLIFGVSASEAATGGTVSFLSPFSILCAITLVALALCPFAAAAALRNLGE from the coding sequence ATGACCGCGCCGCTTTCCGCCCTCTTCCTGCGCGAATGGCGCATCGCCCGGCGGGTCGGCGGCTCGGGCGCCATGGGCGTCGTGTTCTTCCTCACCCTCGTCGCCATCGTGCCCTTCGCGGTCGGGCCGGACCCCAATCTCTTGGCGCGCATCGGTCCGGCGATCCTGTGGATCGCGGCGCTGCTCGCGAGCCTTCTCGCCTTCGACCGGCTGTTTCAGGCGGACGCCGAGGACGGCTCGCTCGATCTCCTGCATCTTTCCGATACGCCGCTGGAACTCGCCGTGCTCGTCAAATGCGCGGCGCATTGGGCGGCGACGGGGCTGCCGCTCATCGTCGCGGCGCCCTTTCTGGGCCTGATGCTCCAGCAGGAGACGATGGCGCTCGCCGGCGTCGTGGCGACGCTCCTCGTCGGCACGCCGGCGCTGACCCTCATCGGCGCGATCGGCGCGGCGGCGACCGTCACCGTGCGGCGCGGCGGCCTGCTCATGGCGCTGCTCGTCCTGCCGCTGACGATCCCGGTGCTGATCTTCGGCGTTTCGGCGTCGGAGGCCGCGACGGGGGGCACGGTCTCCTTCCTGTCGCCCTTCTCCATCCTCTGCGCCATCACCCTCGTCGCTTTGGCGCTTTGTCCCTTCGCGGCCGCCGCGGCGCTGCGCAATCTCGGGGAGTGA
- the ccmA gene encoding heme ABC exporter ATP-binding protein CcmA: METSPKRPHAAPHAERHAVPKLRVENLAVARGGRPVLSGVSFSLSGGEALVVTGRNGVGKSTLLRAIAGLLPMAAGTVALEGAGEDRELAQSAHYLAHADGMKAALTLEENLDFWANYLGRGEDRRSRPVAEALAMVGLTHARHAPFGALSAGQKRRAALARLLVAFRPLWLLDEPLTALDRASREKFAAVLRDHCALGGLIVAATHEPLGLEEAGELPLGAPQ, encoded by the coding sequence ATGGAGACAAGCCCGAAGCGCCCTCACGCCGCTCCCCACGCCGAGCGCCACGCCGTCCCGAAGCTCAGGGTCGAGAATCTCGCCGTCGCGCGCGGCGGCCGGCCCGTCTTGTCGGGCGTGAGTTTCTCGCTTTCGGGCGGCGAGGCGCTGGTCGTGACCGGGCGCAACGGCGTCGGCAAATCCACCTTGCTGCGGGCGATCGCCGGCCTGCTGCCCATGGCGGCCGGAACAGTCGCGCTCGAGGGGGCGGGAGAGGATCGCGAGCTTGCCCAGTCGGCGCATTACCTTGCCCACGCCGACGGCATGAAGGCGGCGCTCACGCTCGAGGAGAATCTCGATTTCTGGGCGAATTATCTTGGCCGGGGGGAGGATCGCCGCAGCCGCCCGGTCGCCGAGGCGCTCGCGATGGTCGGGCTCACCCATGCGCGCCATGCGCCTTTCGGGGCGCTGTCGGCGGGGCAGAAACGGCGCGCGGCGCTCGCGCGGCTGCTCGTCGCCTTCCGGCCGCTGTGGCTGCTCGACGAGCCCCTGACCGCGCTCGACCGCGCCTCGCGCGAGAAATTCGCCGCCGTGCTGCGCGATCATTGCGCCCTCGGCGGACTCATCGTCGCCGCGACCCACGAGCCATTGGGGCTCGAGGAGGCGGGCGAACTGCCGCTCGGAGCCCCGCAATGA
- a CDS encoding aminotransferase class I/II-fold pyridoxal phosphate-dependent enzyme, producing the protein MTRHRSLSDYASRRFRLAGNALLEFNNPFFAQIDKLKADFEANGVHFVSFANYDYLGLANHPRIREAAKEEVDGLGIGALASRLVGGERTTHKQFEAEIAKFIGMESALALVSGYLANVTTIAYLMNGKRDAIFIDELAHNSIVYGAEGAPAHVVKFRHNDMDHLDHLLARHREEYRNVLVVVEGVYSMDGDTADLPRLYALKDKYKIWLMVDEAHSLGVLGATGRGLAEHQGVDPGHIDLIIGTLSKSLASCGGYVCAKKEVIDWFRFTLPGFVYSVGFSPVVLAAARTALTLMQEETWRIDKLAKNAELFRQVAHENGFSTGPAIGRGVVPILFESDLETMWAARHLLEKGYYVPPVVRIGVPKDGPRLRFFFSANHTEAEIRGVVQALREIPPVSEEAQRIVAAAMSGAAA; encoded by the coding sequence GTGACGAGACACAGAAGCCTCTCGGATTACGCGTCGCGGCGATTCCGCCTTGCCGGCAACGCCCTCCTCGAATTCAACAATCCGTTCTTCGCCCAGATCGACAAGCTGAAGGCGGACTTCGAGGCCAATGGCGTCCATTTCGTCAGCTTCGCCAATTACGACTATCTGGGCCTCGCCAACCATCCGCGCATCCGCGAGGCGGCCAAAGAGGAGGTCGACGGACTCGGCATTGGCGCGCTCGCCTCGCGGCTCGTCGGCGGCGAACGCACGACGCACAAGCAATTCGAGGCCGAGATCGCCAAATTCATCGGCATGGAAAGCGCGCTGGCGCTCGTCTCCGGCTATCTCGCCAATGTGACGACCATCGCCTATCTCATGAACGGCAAGCGCGACGCCATCTTCATCGACGAGCTCGCGCACAACAGCATCGTTTATGGCGCCGAGGGCGCGCCGGCCCATGTCGTGAAGTTCCGTCACAACGACATGGACCATCTCGACCATCTGCTGGCCCGCCACCGCGAGGAATATCGCAACGTGCTCGTGGTGGTCGAGGGCGTCTACAGCATGGACGGCGACACGGCCGACCTGCCGCGCCTCTATGCGCTCAAGGACAAATACAAGATCTGGCTGATGGTCGACGAGGCCCATTCCCTCGGCGTCCTCGGCGCGACAGGCCGCGGCCTCGCCGAGCATCAGGGCGTTGATCCGGGCCACATCGATCTGATCATCGGCACGCTTTCAAAGAGTCTCGCGTCCTGCGGCGGCTATGTCTGCGCCAAAAAGGAAGTGATCGACTGGTTCCGCTTCACGCTGCCGGGCTTCGTTTACAGCGTCGGCTTCTCGCCCGTCGTTCTCGCGGCGGCGCGCACCGCGCTGACGCTCATGCAGGAAGAGACCTGGCGCATCGACAAGCTTGCGAAAAACGCCGAACTCTTCCGACAGGTGGCGCACGAAAACGGCTTCTCGACGGGCCCGGCCATCGGCCGCGGCGTGGTGCCGATCCTCTTCGAGAGCGACCTCGAAACCATGTGGGCGGCGCGTCACCTGCTCGAAAAGGGCTATTACGTGCCCCCGGTCGTGCGCATCGGCGTGCCCAAGGATGGGCCGCGTCTTCGTTTCTTCTTCTCCGCCAATCACACGGAGGCCGAAATCCGCGGCGTGGTCCAGGCGCTGCGCGAGATTCCGCCCGTCTCTGAAGAAGCGCAGCGCATCGTGGCCGCCGCCATGTCCGGCGCCGCCGCGTGA
- a CDS encoding fatty acid desaturase — MTGISVTAQGADRSHVERRRQILEKYPQVRELFGKDPVTFRITAGIFALQFAISAWLGWLGLSYWWLSLILAICVGAFANHANFVVIHDAIHNCVFESPLANKWTAILADLPNAFPTAMGFRCYHIKHHSHLSAYDYDADIPSEWEVEWVGNSTWRKALWLFGFPAIQLARLSRLKGTVPIMGKWTYINIAVIVAFDLFMLWTFGPNALLYLFFSFWFSVGGLHPLSARWLQEHFAFGPHQGTFDYYGPLNRLALNIGYHNEHHDFHEIPWTRLPELKAMAPEFYDTLRAHRSWVALLVTFVFDPTYSLGTRSENVTQAAEPTPPVAAPAE, encoded by the coding sequence ATGACCGGCATTTCCGTCACCGCCCAGGGCGCCGACCGCTCGCATGTCGAACGCCGGCGCCAGATCCTCGAAAAATATCCGCAGGTGCGGGAGCTCTTCGGCAAGGACCCTGTTACCTTCAGGATCACCGCCGGCATATTCGCCCTGCAATTCGCCATCTCCGCCTGGCTCGGCTGGCTCGGCCTCTCCTATTGGTGGCTGTCGCTCATCCTCGCGATTTGCGTCGGCGCCTTCGCCAATCACGCCAATTTCGTCGTCATTCACGACGCGATTCACAATTGCGTGTTCGAGAGCCCGCTCGCCAACAAATGGACGGCGATCCTCGCCGATCTGCCCAACGCCTTTCCGACCGCGATGGGCTTTCGCTGCTACCACATCAAGCACCATTCGCATCTCTCGGCCTATGATTACGACGCCGACATTCCGAGCGAATGGGAAGTCGAGTGGGTGGGCAACAGCACATGGCGAAAGGCGCTTTGGCTCTTCGGCTTCCCCGCCATTCAGCTCGCGCGCCTGTCGCGGCTGAAGGGGACCGTGCCGATCATGGGCAAATGGACCTATATCAACATCGCGGTCATCGTCGCCTTCGATCTCTTCATGCTCTGGACCTTCGGCCCCAACGCCCTGCTCTATCTCTTCTTCTCCTTCTGGTTTTCGGTCGGCGGCCTGCATCCGTTGAGCGCGCGCTGGCTTCAGGAGCATTTCGCCTTCGGACCCCATCAGGGTACTTTCGACTATTACGGGCCGCTGAACCGGCTCGCGCTCAACATCGGCTACCACAACGAGCACCACGACTTTCACGAAATTCCGTGGACGCGTCTCCCCGAGCTGAAGGCGATGGCGCCGGAATTCTACGATACGCTGCGCGCCCACCGTTCCTGGGTGGCGCTGCTCGTCACTTTCGTCTTCGATCCGACCTATTCGCTCGGCACGCGTTCTGAAAATGTCACGCAGGCGGCCGAACCTACCCCTCCGGTCGCGGCCCCCGCGGAGTAA
- a CDS encoding sterol desaturase family protein: MTQDTRTEALDASPRLFESDLLDKLSRVHHLTPVIVYTPIILGLTFYSLSSVGAGLLLAGLLIGYVAWTLTEYLGHRYLFHTVFSLPFGLGPRFQFLIHGVHHIYPNDPLRLVMPPLLSAPIMLIALAIIRPLFGASFCWPVLAGFMTGYVIYDCVHYWTHHGQPTSDFGKWVKRLHMLHHFRDAEKGFGVHAIWWDYVFGTAYRKEETPGTKAV; the protein is encoded by the coding sequence ATGACGCAGGACACCAGAACCGAAGCGCTCGACGCCTCGCCGCGCCTGTTCGAGAGCGACCTTCTGGACAAGCTCTCGCGCGTGCATCATCTCACGCCGGTGATCGTCTATACGCCGATCATTCTGGGCCTGACCTTCTATTCGCTGTCATCCGTCGGCGCCGGACTGCTGCTCGCCGGACTCCTCATCGGCTATGTCGCCTGGACGCTGACCGAATATCTCGGCCATCGCTATCTCTTCCATACGGTGTTTTCGCTGCCCTTCGGGCTCGGACCGCGTTTCCAGTTCCTGATCCACGGCGTGCATCACATCTATCCCAACGACCCGCTGCGGCTCGTGATGCCCCCGCTCCTTTCGGCGCCGATCATGCTGATCGCGCTCGCGATCATCCGCCCGCTGTTCGGCGCGAGCTTCTGCTGGCCGGTGCTCGCGGGCTTCATGACGGGCTATGTCATCTATGATTGCGTGCACTATTGGACGCATCACGGCCAGCCGACCTCGGACTTCGGCAAGTGGGTGAAGCGGCTCCATATGCTTCACCATTTCCGCGACGCCGAGAAAGGCTTCGGCGTCCACGCGATCTGGTGGGATTACGTCTTCGGCACGGCCTATCGGAAGGAAGAGACGCCGGGGACGAAGGCGGTCTGA
- the ligA gene encoding NAD-dependent DNA ligase LigA yields MTRKPADSEFTPPERLTLRQARAEHARLGQEIAGHDRRYYQDDAPVISDADYDALRRRYEALEKAFPQLATAESLTGKVGAKPSEKFAKVKHAVPMLSLGNVFSDEDVEDFVARVRRFLGLPQGAPLPCTAEPKIDGLSCSLRYENGRLAQAATRGDGFEGEDVTANIRTLEEVPQTLRDGAPQTLEVRGEVYMTHADFAALNERHQAAGRQIFANPRNAAAGSLRQLDARVTAERPLHFFAYGWGEVSALPAKTQWGMLEAFEAFGLKINPRTRLCRSVEEMLAHYRAIEADRARLGYDIDGVVYKVDDIALQERLGFVSRAPRWAVAHKFPAERATTLLRDIEIQVGRTGALTPVARLEPVTVGGVVVSNATLHNEDEIARKDIRIGDTVVVQRAGDVIPQIVEVVTEKRPAGAKPYAFPHVCPRCGSAALREIDEKTGEADVVRRCTGSLVCPAQAVERLKHFASRNALDIEGLGDRQIEYFYAEGLIRTPSDIFRLEERDRKSLTKIKNREGFGETSVKNLFAAIEARRRIPINRFLYALGVRHVGETNARRLARHFADFESLRETAREAAPGSEARARIDCIDGIGPVVAEALHDFFAEPHNETELDALLAQVTLEPMPEIASTSPVAGKTVVFTGSLERLTRDEAKAQAERFGAKVAASVSKKTDLVVAGPGAGSKLAKAQELGIEVISEDEWFTRTGQG; encoded by the coding sequence ATGACAAGAAAACCCGCCGATTCCGAATTCACGCCGCCCGAACGGCTCACGCTCCGTCAGGCCCGCGCCGAACATGCCCGCCTCGGGCAGGAGATCGCCGGGCACGACCGCCGCTACTATCAGGACGACGCGCCGGTCATTTCCGACGCCGACTATGATGCGCTGCGCCGCCGTTACGAGGCGCTGGAAAAGGCGTTCCCTCAGCTCGCGACGGCGGAGTCGCTCACCGGAAAGGTGGGCGCCAAGCCGTCCGAAAAATTCGCCAAGGTGAAGCACGCCGTGCCGATGCTGTCGCTCGGCAATGTCTTCTCCGACGAGGATGTCGAGGACTTCGTCGCGCGCGTGCGCCGGTTTCTGGGCCTGCCGCAAGGCGCCCCGCTCCCCTGCACGGCGGAGCCGAAGATCGACGGCCTCTCCTGCTCGCTGCGCTATGAGAACGGCCGGCTCGCGCAGGCGGCCACGCGCGGCGACGGCTTCGAGGGCGAGGACGTCACGGCCAATATCCGCACCCTCGAGGAAGTGCCGCAGACGCTGCGCGACGGCGCGCCCCAGACTCTCGAGGTGCGCGGCGAAGTCTATATGACCCACGCCGATTTCGCCGCGCTCAACGAGCGCCACCAAGCGGCCGGCAGGCAGATTTTCGCCAATCCCCGCAACGCGGCCGCGGGCTCCCTGCGCCAGCTCGACGCAAGGGTCACTGCCGAGCGGCCGCTGCATTTCTTCGCCTATGGCTGGGGCGAGGTCAGTGCGCTCCCCGCGAAGACGCAATGGGGGATGCTGGAGGCGTTCGAGGCGTTCGGCCTGAAGATCAATCCGCGGACGCGGCTCTGCCGGAGCGTCGAGGAGATGCTGGCGCATTACCGAGCGATCGAGGCCGATCGCGCGCGGCTCGGCTATGACATCGACGGGGTCGTCTACAAGGTAGACGACATTGCGCTTCAGGAGCGGCTCGGCTTCGTCTCGCGCGCGCCGCGCTGGGCGGTCGCGCACAAATTCCCGGCCGAGCGCGCGACGACGCTTTTGCGCGACATCGAGATTCAGGTCGGCCGCACCGGGGCGCTGACGCCCGTCGCGCGGCTCGAGCCCGTGACGGTCGGCGGCGTCGTCGTCTCCAACGCGACGCTGCACAACGAGGACGAGATCGCCCGCAAGGACATTCGCATCGGCGACACGGTCGTCGTGCAGCGCGCGGGCGACGTCATCCCGCAGATCGTCGAGGTCGTGACGGAGAAGCGGCCCGCCGGCGCGAAACCTTACGCGTTCCCGCATGTCTGCCCGCGCTGCGGCTCGGCGGCGCTGCGCGAGATCGACGAGAAGACCGGCGAGGCCGATGTGGTGCGCCGCTGCACGGGCTCGCTCGTCTGCCCGGCCCAGGCGGTGGAGCGTTTGAAGCATTTCGCCTCGCGCAACGCCCTCGACATCGAGGGGCTCGGCGACAGGCAGATCGAATATTTCTACGCGGAGGGCCTCATCCGCACGCCGTCCGACATTTTCAGGCTCGAAGAACGCGACCGCAAAAGCCTGACAAAGATCAAGAACCGCGAGGGCTTCGGCGAAACCTCGGTGAAGAATCTCTTCGCCGCCATCGAGGCGCGGCGGCGCATTCCGATCAATCGCTTCCTCTATGCGCTGGGCGTTCGCCATGTCGGCGAGACCAACGCCCGCCGCCTCGCCCGCCATTTCGCCGATTTCGAGTCGCTGCGCGAGACGGCGCGGGAGGCCGCGCCCGGCTCCGAGGCGCGGGCGCGCATCGACTGCATCGACGGAATCGGCCCCGTCGTCGCCGAGGCGCTACATGATTTCTTCGCCGAGCCGCACAATGAGACGGAGCTCGACGCGCTGCTCGCGCAGGTGACGCTGGAGCCGATGCCGGAAATCGCCTCAACCTCGCCCGTCGCCGGCAAGACGGTGGTCTTTACCGGCTCGCTGGAGCGCCTGACCCGCGACGAGGCCAAGGCGCAGGCCGAACGCTTCGGCGCCAAGGTCGCGGCGTCGGTGTCCAAGAAGACGGACCTCGTTGTCGCGGGCCCCGGCGCGGGGTCGAAGCTCGCGAAGGCGCAGGAACTGGGGATCGAGGTGATCTCGGAAGACGAGTGGTTTACGCGGACGGGGCAGGGGTAG